The Sardina pilchardus chromosome 19, fSarPil1.1, whole genome shotgun sequence genome window below encodes:
- the gkup gene encoding glucuronokinase with putative uridyl pyrophosphorylase, with protein sequence MICILLVAGHDTVLQSQLKNDDTGLYGHLTGVPKALLPGVGGKKILDFWWETVNTRQLFTEVYLVTNADKYKHYERWATANDFPVENLVNDGSTTLEDRLGAVADLELAIRSRGLKDDIMVIAGDMLCADQNFDIAQVVRFYRSKPGDLVIYYELEESEKSNSRGIVEVCPDTHRITCFLEKPPEGQTSSRLASVVFYCLQKETLPYLSEFLSKTPDINARTMGKFWEWFINIQEMPVFGMKLPTGFQLIGQVGLSEYAKWLAHYSAKQREPPVKPIMCRSFARVGLMGNPSDGFHGKTIAMSISNFWAEVTLLESQTLVLLPHPLNDPTEFGSLQDLYHISRKEGYLGGLRLLQATCKKFYQFCSKQGIALRKQNFTLKYDTNIPRQVGLAGSSAIVSATLKCLMKFYNITDIDLPKPVRANFILNVETDELFITAGLQDRVVQVYEGLVYMDFSKQLMDAKGYGEYIGMNMECLPPFWLAYLGDPSDSGRIHSNVRQRWLNGETEVIEAMKSFAELTDQARSAIQSKDWAMLAQLMDKNLELRRSIYTDDCLGPGNLKMIQIARQFGSSVKFPGSGGAVVGLCLDPDQMMEMKKAFQEAGCVFCNIIPYDPSRP encoded by the exons ATGATCTGCATTTTATTAGTTGCTGGACATGACACGGTTTTACAGTCACAGTTGAAG AATGATGACACTGGTTTGTATGGTCACCTGACCGGAGTTCCCAAGGCCCTGCTCCCTGGGGTCGGAGGAAAGAAAATCCTGGATTTTTGGTGGGAAACTGTAAACAC GAGACAGTTGTTCACTGAAGTGTATCTGGTCACAAATGCAGACAA GTACAAACATTACGAGCGCTGGGCAACAGCTAATGATTTTCCGGTGGAGAACTTGGTAAATGACGGGAGCACCACGTTAGAAGATCGTCTCGGTGCTGTGGCTGACCTTGAGTTAGCCATTCGAAGCCGTGGACTCAAAGATGACATCATGGTG ATTGCTGGAGACATGCTCTGTGCTGACCAGAACTTTGATATAGCACAAGTGGTCCGGTTCTATAGATCGAAg CCAGGAGACCTGGTAATATACTATGAACtggaagagagcgagaaaagCAACTCCCGTGGCATTGTGGAGGtgtgcccagacacacacag GATCACATGCTTCCTGGAGAAGCCGCCTGAGGGCCAGACATCGTCTCGGTTGGCCAGCGTGGTCTTCTACTGCCTACAGAAGGAGACGCTCCCCTACCTGTCAGAGTTCCTCTCCAAAACCCCGGACATCAATGCCCGCACCATGGGGAAGTTTTGG GAGTGGTTCATCAACATCCAGGAGATGCCCGTGTTCGGCATGAAGCTCCCCACCGGGTTTCAGCTCATTGGCCAAGTG GGGCTGTCAGAATATGCCAAATGGTTGGCCCACTATTCTGCCAAGCAGAGAGAGCCTCCTGTCAAGCCCATTATGTGCCGTTCATTTGCCAG AGTTGGACTTATGGGGAACCCTTCAGATGGTTTCCATGGCAAAACAATTGCCATGTCCATCTCTAACTTCTGGGCCGAGGTCACGCTTCTGGAAAGCCAGACTCTG GTCCTTCTTCCTCATCCACTCAATGACCCCACAGAATTTGGCAGTCTGCAGGACCTCTACCACATCAGCAGAAAAGAAGG GTACCTGGGAGGTCTTCGCTTACTACAGGCTACTTGCAAGAAATTTTATCAATTCTGCTCCAAACAAGG AATTGCTTTGCGAAAGCAGAATTTTACTCTCAAGTATGACACAAACATCCCACGGCAGGTG GGACTTGCTGGAAGTAG TGCCATTGTGTCTGCAACCCTGAAGTGCCTGATGAAATTCTACAACATTACAGATATT GACCTCCCTAAACCAGTGAGGGCCAACTTCATCTTAAACGTTGAGACCGATGAACTCTTCATCACTGCTGGACTCCAGGACAGGGTGGTTCAG GTCTATGAAGGACTGGTGTACATGGATTTCAGTAAACAGCTGATGGATGCAAAGGGATATG GAGAGTACATCGGCATGAACATGGAGTGTCTTCCACCTTTCTGGTTGGCCTATTTGGGAGATCCCAGCGATTCAGGCCGAATACACAGCAATGTTCGACAGCGATGGCTTAATG GAGAGACTGAAGTTATTGAAGCCATGAAGTCTTTTGCTGAGCTAACTGACCAAGCAAG GTCTGCCATACAAAGCAAGGACTGGGCAATGCTGGCTCAGTTAATGGACAAGAACCTCGAGCTAAGGAG GTCAATATACACTGATGACTGTTTGGGACCTGGGAATCTTAAGATGATTCAGATAGCAAGACAG TTTGGTTCGTCTGTGAAGTTTCCTGGCAGTGGAGGGGCTGTGGTCGGTCTGTGTTTGGATCCAGATCAAATG aTGGAGATGAAGAAGGCCTTTCAGGAGGCTGGCTGTGTTTTTTGTAACATAATTCCTTATGATCCCTCCCGTCCTTAG
- the sdhdb gene encoding succinate dehydrogenase [ubiquinone] cytochrome b small subunit B, mitochondrial, protein MAALVRLGSICHRGVNPLLLRSVLGARPLVGQQKDAERPHLLTARIHTSTPSYAGSGSNAASLHWTAERILSIALLGMGPLAYFYPGPLVDYPLAAALALHGHWGVGQVLTDYVHGDAKIKMANATLFMVSSITFAGLCYFNYNDVGICKAIALLWSK, encoded by the exons ATGGCGGCCCTAGTCAGACTCGGATCTATCTGTCACAGAGGAGTTAATC CGCTCCTCCTTCGTAGCGTTCTCGGCGCACGACCACTGGTCGGACAACAGAAGGATGCAGAGCGACCTCATCTTTTGACAGCACGGATACATACATCAACTCCAAGTTATG CTGGGTCTGGTTCCAATGCTGCGTCTCTGCACTGGACAGCAGAGCGAATTCTGAGCATAGCGCTGCTGGGCATGGGCCCCCTGGCCTACTTCTACCCTGGTCCTCTCGTCGACTATCCTCTGGCTGCAGCACTAGCCCTCCATGGACACTG gGGAGTGGGCCAAGTATTAACAGACTACGTTCATGGAGACGCTAAGATCAAGATGGCAAATGCTACTTTATTCATGGTGTCCTCGATTACATTTGCTGGTCTCTGCTACTTCAACTACAACGATGTGGGCATCTGCAAAGCTATCGCCCTCCTGTGGAGTAAATAA
- the il4i1 gene encoding L-amino-acid oxidase isoform X3: protein MKTFTYPRSVTPKRKQLRGKMSKSWMLCRYAPVAVVLIIIFSVKGYIEDPLLACLQDADYNELLDIMNQGLPLTKTPQHVVIVGGGIAGLTAAELLEKAGHKVTIIEANHRLGGRVETYRNEREGWYAELGAMRIPSFHKILFNLVAKLGLQLNTFIQDDDDTFYYVNGLLHRTSIVKENPDVLRYPLNEAEKGKSASQLFDMALWKMRDDLNAIGCHSVLEKYDSYSVKEYLVKEANLSRGALRMIGDILNENSIFYTALTEMLYIQSDINDNIEYYEITGGFDLLTRAMTDMLNSTIIFNSKVKRITQSDNSVTVTYQDWRNPSTLSNITADYVLLTASAKATLFVEFQPALSELKLEALRSVHYTTSTKVVLSFSERFWEQAGIKGGKSITDLPSRFIYYPSHGFSGKGGALLASYTCSDDSALFQGLRDDELMEAVLNDLVKIHGEGIRGLCTGGVVKKWGLDPFSLGAFVIYTPYQQTDYASVLFNSEHRVHFAGEHTAAPHAWIETAMKSAIRAARNINKLTV from the exons ATGAAG ACTTTTACATACCCTCGGAGTGTCACACCAAAGAGAAAACAGTTGAGGGGAAAGATGTCAAAGAGCTGGATGCTTTGTCGCTATG CGCCAGTTGCAGTTGTACTTATCATCATCTTCAGCGTTAAAGGTTACATCGAAGACCCTCTTCTGGCTTGCCTGCAGGATGCTGACTACAATGAGCTTCTTGACATTATGAATCAGGGTCTCCCCTTAACCAAAACTCCACAGCATGTAGTTATCGTTGGTGGGGGAATTGCTGGACTGACTGCAGCCGAGCTCTTAGAAAAAGCTGGACACAAG GTGACTATCATTGAGGCAAATCATCGCTTAGGCGGCCGCGTGGAGACCTATAGGAATGAAAGGGAGGGCTGGTATGCTGAGTTAGGAGCCATGAGGATCCCCAGTTTTCACAA GATTCTGTTCAATTTGGTGGCTAAGTTGGGACTGCAGCTAAATACTTTCATCCAAGACGATGACGacacattttattatgtcaaCGGACTACTTCACAGAACTTCCATTGTCAAAGAAAACCCAGATGTATTAAGATACCCTCTCAATGAAGCTGAAAAAGGGAAGTCAGCAAGTCAACTTTTTGATATGGCACTATGGAAG ATGAGAGATGACTTGAACGCCATTGGCTGCCATTCTGTTTTGGAAAAATATGATTCATACTCAGTAAAG GAATATTTGGTGAAAGAGGCTAACCTGAGCCGAGGAGCCCTCAGGATGATAGGAGACATCCTGAATGAGAACAGCATTTTTTACACAGCTCTAACAGAGATGCTGTACATTCAGTCGGATATAAATGACAACATTGA GTACTATGAAATCACTGGCGGCTTTGATCTCCTGACAAGAGCAATGACTGATATGCTCAACAGCACCATCATTTTCAATTCAAAGGTCAAACGCATAACCCAGTCTGACAACAGTGTAACCGTTACATACCAGGACTGGCGCAACCCCTCAACTCTGTCGAACATCACCGCTGACTATGTCTTACTGACTGCTTCGGCGAAGGCCACGTTGTTTGTTGAATTTCAACCTGCCCTGTCAGAGCTCAAATTGGAGGCGTTACGCTCGGTCCACTACACCACCTCCACAAAGGTGGTGCTCAGTTTCAGCGAGCGGTTCTGGGAACAGGCTGGCATTAAAGGTGGCAAATCCATCACTGACCTGCCCTCTCGCTTCATATACTACCCTAGCCACGGGTTTTCTGGGAAAGGAGGGGCCCTCTTGGCATCTTACACGTGTTCCGATGACTCTGCTCTGTTCCAGGGACTGAGGGATGATGAGCTGATGGAAGCAGTGCTAAACGACTTGGTAAAGATCCATGGTGAGGGTATACGTGGTCTCTGCACAGGAGGCGTGGTGAAAAAGTGGGGTTTGGATCCCTTTAGCCTGGGAGCTTTTGTGATTTACACCCCTTATCAGCAGACGGACTACGCCTCTGTTTTGTTCAACAGCGAGCACAGGGTTCATTTTGCAGGGGAGCATACAGCGGCTCCGCACGCTTGGATTGAAACGGCGATGAAATCTGCCATCAGAGCTGCCAGAAACATTAACAAATTGACAGTCTAA
- the il4i1 gene encoding L-amino-acid oxidase isoform X1 — protein MKCTKCDFDGKIWFQAALFSSRMLQTFTYPRSVTPKRKQLRGKMSKSWMLCRYAPVAVVLIIIFSVKGYIEDPLLACLQDADYNELLDIMNQGLPLTKTPQHVVIVGGGIAGLTAAELLEKAGHKVTIIEANHRLGGRVETYRNEREGWYAELGAMRIPSFHKILFNLVAKLGLQLNTFIQDDDDTFYYVNGLLHRTSIVKENPDVLRYPLNEAEKGKSASQLFDMALWKMRDDLNAIGCHSVLEKYDSYSVKEYLVKEANLSRGALRMIGDILNENSIFYTALTEMLYIQSDINDNIEYYEITGGFDLLTRAMTDMLNSTIIFNSKVKRITQSDNSVTVTYQDWRNPSTLSNITADYVLLTASAKATLFVEFQPALSELKLEALRSVHYTTSTKVVLSFSERFWEQAGIKGGKSITDLPSRFIYYPSHGFSGKGGALLASYTCSDDSALFQGLRDDELMEAVLNDLVKIHGEGIRGLCTGGVVKKWGLDPFSLGAFVIYTPYQQTDYASVLFNSEHRVHFAGEHTAAPHAWIETAMKSAIRAARNINKLTV, from the exons atgaaatgtacaaaatGTGATTTTGATGGTAAAATTTGGTTTCAGGCAGCTCTTTTTTCTTCGCGTATGCTACAGACTTTTACATACCCTCGGAGTGTCACACCAAAGAGAAAACAGTTGAGGGGAAAGATGTCAAAGAGCTGGATGCTTTGTCGCTATG CGCCAGTTGCAGTTGTACTTATCATCATCTTCAGCGTTAAAGGTTACATCGAAGACCCTCTTCTGGCTTGCCTGCAGGATGCTGACTACAATGAGCTTCTTGACATTATGAATCAGGGTCTCCCCTTAACCAAAACTCCACAGCATGTAGTTATCGTTGGTGGGGGAATTGCTGGACTGACTGCAGCCGAGCTCTTAGAAAAAGCTGGACACAAG GTGACTATCATTGAGGCAAATCATCGCTTAGGCGGCCGCGTGGAGACCTATAGGAATGAAAGGGAGGGCTGGTATGCTGAGTTAGGAGCCATGAGGATCCCCAGTTTTCACAA GATTCTGTTCAATTTGGTGGCTAAGTTGGGACTGCAGCTAAATACTTTCATCCAAGACGATGACGacacattttattatgtcaaCGGACTACTTCACAGAACTTCCATTGTCAAAGAAAACCCAGATGTATTAAGATACCCTCTCAATGAAGCTGAAAAAGGGAAGTCAGCAAGTCAACTTTTTGATATGGCACTATGGAAG ATGAGAGATGACTTGAACGCCATTGGCTGCCATTCTGTTTTGGAAAAATATGATTCATACTCAGTAAAG GAATATTTGGTGAAAGAGGCTAACCTGAGCCGAGGAGCCCTCAGGATGATAGGAGACATCCTGAATGAGAACAGCATTTTTTACACAGCTCTAACAGAGATGCTGTACATTCAGTCGGATATAAATGACAACATTGA GTACTATGAAATCACTGGCGGCTTTGATCTCCTGACAAGAGCAATGACTGATATGCTCAACAGCACCATCATTTTCAATTCAAAGGTCAAACGCATAACCCAGTCTGACAACAGTGTAACCGTTACATACCAGGACTGGCGCAACCCCTCAACTCTGTCGAACATCACCGCTGACTATGTCTTACTGACTGCTTCGGCGAAGGCCACGTTGTTTGTTGAATTTCAACCTGCCCTGTCAGAGCTCAAATTGGAGGCGTTACGCTCGGTCCACTACACCACCTCCACAAAGGTGGTGCTCAGTTTCAGCGAGCGGTTCTGGGAACAGGCTGGCATTAAAGGTGGCAAATCCATCACTGACCTGCCCTCTCGCTTCATATACTACCCTAGCCACGGGTTTTCTGGGAAAGGAGGGGCCCTCTTGGCATCTTACACGTGTTCCGATGACTCTGCTCTGTTCCAGGGACTGAGGGATGATGAGCTGATGGAAGCAGTGCTAAACGACTTGGTAAAGATCCATGGTGAGGGTATACGTGGTCTCTGCACAGGAGGCGTGGTGAAAAAGTGGGGTTTGGATCCCTTTAGCCTGGGAGCTTTTGTGATTTACACCCCTTATCAGCAGACGGACTACGCCTCTGTTTTGTTCAACAGCGAGCACAGGGTTCATTTTGCAGGGGAGCATACAGCGGCTCCGCACGCTTGGATTGAAACGGCGATGAAATCTGCCATCAGAGCTGCCAGAAACATTAACAAATTGACAGTCTAA
- the il4i1 gene encoding L-amino-acid oxidase isoform X2, whose product MKAALFSSRMLQTFTYPRSVTPKRKQLRGKMSKSWMLCRYAPVAVVLIIIFSVKGYIEDPLLACLQDADYNELLDIMNQGLPLTKTPQHVVIVGGGIAGLTAAELLEKAGHKVTIIEANHRLGGRVETYRNEREGWYAELGAMRIPSFHKILFNLVAKLGLQLNTFIQDDDDTFYYVNGLLHRTSIVKENPDVLRYPLNEAEKGKSASQLFDMALWKMRDDLNAIGCHSVLEKYDSYSVKEYLVKEANLSRGALRMIGDILNENSIFYTALTEMLYIQSDINDNIEYYEITGGFDLLTRAMTDMLNSTIIFNSKVKRITQSDNSVTVTYQDWRNPSTLSNITADYVLLTASAKATLFVEFQPALSELKLEALRSVHYTTSTKVVLSFSERFWEQAGIKGGKSITDLPSRFIYYPSHGFSGKGGALLASYTCSDDSALFQGLRDDELMEAVLNDLVKIHGEGIRGLCTGGVVKKWGLDPFSLGAFVIYTPYQQTDYASVLFNSEHRVHFAGEHTAAPHAWIETAMKSAIRAARNINKLTV is encoded by the exons ATGAAG GCAGCTCTTTTTTCTTCGCGTATGCTACAGACTTTTACATACCCTCGGAGTGTCACACCAAAGAGAAAACAGTTGAGGGGAAAGATGTCAAAGAGCTGGATGCTTTGTCGCTATG CGCCAGTTGCAGTTGTACTTATCATCATCTTCAGCGTTAAAGGTTACATCGAAGACCCTCTTCTGGCTTGCCTGCAGGATGCTGACTACAATGAGCTTCTTGACATTATGAATCAGGGTCTCCCCTTAACCAAAACTCCACAGCATGTAGTTATCGTTGGTGGGGGAATTGCTGGACTGACTGCAGCCGAGCTCTTAGAAAAAGCTGGACACAAG GTGACTATCATTGAGGCAAATCATCGCTTAGGCGGCCGCGTGGAGACCTATAGGAATGAAAGGGAGGGCTGGTATGCTGAGTTAGGAGCCATGAGGATCCCCAGTTTTCACAA GATTCTGTTCAATTTGGTGGCTAAGTTGGGACTGCAGCTAAATACTTTCATCCAAGACGATGACGacacattttattatgtcaaCGGACTACTTCACAGAACTTCCATTGTCAAAGAAAACCCAGATGTATTAAGATACCCTCTCAATGAAGCTGAAAAAGGGAAGTCAGCAAGTCAACTTTTTGATATGGCACTATGGAAG ATGAGAGATGACTTGAACGCCATTGGCTGCCATTCTGTTTTGGAAAAATATGATTCATACTCAGTAAAG GAATATTTGGTGAAAGAGGCTAACCTGAGCCGAGGAGCCCTCAGGATGATAGGAGACATCCTGAATGAGAACAGCATTTTTTACACAGCTCTAACAGAGATGCTGTACATTCAGTCGGATATAAATGACAACATTGA GTACTATGAAATCACTGGCGGCTTTGATCTCCTGACAAGAGCAATGACTGATATGCTCAACAGCACCATCATTTTCAATTCAAAGGTCAAACGCATAACCCAGTCTGACAACAGTGTAACCGTTACATACCAGGACTGGCGCAACCCCTCAACTCTGTCGAACATCACCGCTGACTATGTCTTACTGACTGCTTCGGCGAAGGCCACGTTGTTTGTTGAATTTCAACCTGCCCTGTCAGAGCTCAAATTGGAGGCGTTACGCTCGGTCCACTACACCACCTCCACAAAGGTGGTGCTCAGTTTCAGCGAGCGGTTCTGGGAACAGGCTGGCATTAAAGGTGGCAAATCCATCACTGACCTGCCCTCTCGCTTCATATACTACCCTAGCCACGGGTTTTCTGGGAAAGGAGGGGCCCTCTTGGCATCTTACACGTGTTCCGATGACTCTGCTCTGTTCCAGGGACTGAGGGATGATGAGCTGATGGAAGCAGTGCTAAACGACTTGGTAAAGATCCATGGTGAGGGTATACGTGGTCTCTGCACAGGAGGCGTGGTGAAAAAGTGGGGTTTGGATCCCTTTAGCCTGGGAGCTTTTGTGATTTACACCCCTTATCAGCAGACGGACTACGCCTCTGTTTTGTTCAACAGCGAGCACAGGGTTCATTTTGCAGGGGAGCATACAGCGGCTCCGCACGCTTGGATTGAAACGGCGATGAAATCTGCCATCAGAGCTGCCAGAAACATTAACAAATTGACAGTCTAA